GGACGTCTCCACGctatcttgccacctcagtttgggcctatcacgcctcctctgtccttgtggacggcgtAAAAAGAATTTACAGACCGGATCTTCCGTTTCAATGCCTATGACaaggccagcccaccggagcctgccgagcttgatacgctacacgacagtgaggtcgccgtaaatCTTAACATACGTACCAGAATTCAGAATTGGACGTACATGAAAAGaagttaaaatgaaaaaaagtgtTGTGTTTATGTGAATGTAAAGATTATTAACGAATTATTGAGACTGTCCGcaatttgacacaaaacgTTCCTTATTTGAAACATAAGCTCGAAACTGTCCGGAATATAAATTAATACTTGTTTGCAATTCCATCagtttttgcaatgttttggatttttttggaattatttatttttttatcaaatgtGGATGGTTTGCATCAGCTAAGAGAGTGAGttcaataagaaaaaaaaatattatacgTCAAAAATATCTTAAGTGTCCGTTATTCGAAGCAATACGGTAAGTAAGCAACATTTGTCTCTGTTACTTGCTCTTCTTAACTTCATTTGGTTCCATTTTTATCTCTGTAATGATCAATTTATCTCACATAGAATTACTTGTTCGTAAAGCATTTTGATAGTTACTAAATGTAAGTTTGTGTTTATAATGTTTGAGCTGTTGAGGCTTTTCTATTATCTTCAGAATATCCCCAATGATTTTTGTGGCGAGGTAGGATAGGGCCATCAATAAACGTTTTTActcttgttttattatttttgactGTTTACAATTTTTCCCCCCTGTTGCTGGTCCTCAAATGATTTAACATTACtattagtttttaaaataGGAATTACCCATGTTGAACCATTctgatgatataattacataGAAACAGCAATATCACCAATGGCACAGCTTGGTATCATTAACCAATTAATGTCATAACCAAACCAATGCAGACCTGACTCGCGGCTCTTGGTTATTCACTAAATTGGTCATTCACCCTTTGggtcaaaagtttgccgaccgctgccctTAATGATTCCACACAATAAAACATGGCGTGACGTTCATGGAATGGCGGAGCCAAGTAAGTCGGTGTTTATCTAGTCGAGCTTATTATGTGGGAAAAAGaacaaattgaatttgtatTTTAGATTTCAAACATGTTGTGCAATCACTTAACTTCTTGCGatttttttagtgttttacAATCAACCAGAATACTTTGGAAAACATAGCCATCAAAAATTGATTCATAATTTATCATTTCAGTTCCAATTGATGGAAACTTATTGGTTTGCAGGATAACTATCCTGTAGTATATATACATAGGCGAAATTATAGCATGTAACTAGGTGTTAGTGAGATCGGGGTTATGGCTCAGGTTAGTGTAGGATTATATGGTCAGTTCAATAAAAGCACTCATGGTTGAATCACGTAATATTGGCGACGAGGGAAAAAAAGGTCACAGCAGAGAATCTGCAAGTAAAAAGATGAGTCAAATAGGAAACATAGAGCCCTACGTAATGGGAGAAAGTTTCAAAGAGTATATTCATCGGCTGGAGATGTATTTCACCGTCAATGATATTGcggtagaaaaaaaagtgccaGTGTTGATCACAATGGCTGGTGCGTCGTTGTATTCGGTAGCAATAAAGTTGTGTGCACCGGATGATCCACGAGATAAAACGTATGCAGATTTAGTGAAGGTGTTGGAGAAGCATTTCAAGCCCAACGTGAACGTTGTGTCCGAGCGTTATCTACTCAGAAAGTGTAAGCAGACAGCGGAACAGTCGATTGCTGATTACATCATTGAGCTGAAGGCAGCGGCACAGACGTGTGATTTCGGCAGTTTCTTATCAGACGCTCTAAGAGATCAATTTGTGGCTGGCGTGTACGATCTGGAGCTTCGCAAACGGCTGCTGAAGAAGGAAGATTTAAAATTCGTGCGAGCATGTGAAATCGCTCGATCTTGGGAAGCAGCGCAGGAACACCAATAATCGATGGTGAGGAAAAACCAAAAGGGTTTGCATCATCCACGTTAACTGCAGCGCAAATGAATTATGCACAAGTACATAGGGAGGCATTAGCGGTAATATTCGGCAtaaaaaaatttcacaaatatGTGTATGGAAGGGCATTTAAACTAATTACGGATAACAGTGGCGTCAAGGAAATATTCAATCCGTCGAAAGGAACTTCTGCAATTACAGCAGCAAGGTTGCAACGTTGGTCCTTATTTTTAGCGAATTATAATTATTCGATTGAACATAAGGCAGGGAAGTTAATGTCAAATGTAGATGCCATGTCCAGATTACCGTTGCCTGAAGAAAATGAACTAGAAAATGTGAATTTGGGAGTAAATGTGCTAAAAGAAAATTCACAAATTGAAATCGAggtgataaaaaaacaccaattACAAGATGGTGAAATCAGGaatgtttataatttggtGAAATAtggatggaaaaataattagaGCCAGGGTTGAAAGTTTATAACAAAGTGAAAAATCGTTTAGGAATAGAAAACGGAATATTATTTTTCGATGATAGAATAGTGATTCCAAAAATGTTAAGAAATGATATACTCAACAAATTTCACGCAAATCACGATGGTATCGTAAAGATGAAAATTAGTGCGAGGAAGTTTGTTTGGTGGTTGGGAATGGATAAGCATATTTCGGATTTTGTAACAGAATGTTCGATTTGTCAAGCTTGTCAACCAGTTAGCAAAGAGATAGTAGAAACAAAATGGCCTTCATGTGGAATTCCGTTTGAAAGGATTCAtatagatttattttattttgaatctaGAACATTATTAATAATAGTAGATGCGTATTCGAAGTTTATAGATGTGCGTTTGTTAAATATGGCCAAAGCTAACGACATCATAGAGCAGATAGAAtctttttttggttattttggGATTGCTCAGGAAGTGGTTACTGATAACGGTCCGCCGTTCAATTCTGAATCATTTGAATTTTTTGAGAGAGTATGGTGTAAAAGTAACTAAATCACCACCGTATCACCCTCAATCAAATGGGTTAGCAGAAAGAGGAGTAAGGACAGTAAAAGAAGTattaaaaaagtttttgttaGATTCTAAATATAAATTTTTGCCTTTGAGCCGCAAAATAAGCAAATTTCTGTTGCACTATAGGAATACGCCCACTACGGTTACTAAAGAAACGCCGTCACAGAGAATTTTTGCTTACATTCCAGTAactgttttaaataaattaaatgcaaagcaagtagaaaaaaataaggatAACGAAGATAATTGTAAAGCGGTCCGTATTCATAACataagaaaggaaaataagtATATCGATTTTAAAAGCGGAGAAAAGGTAGTGTATAGAAACCATTTTAAGGATTTAGTGCGATGGATTCCAGCCACTATTATAAAGAAAGTTAGTTATACTACTTACACTGCTAATATAAATGGAAATATCAGATTAGTACACAAAAACCAATTAAGGAAGCTGAAACGCAAGTTGAATTATAGTTATATTACTGAAAAGAATTGGTCCCAAAATGATACATTGTTGAATACAGAGAATAATTATAAACGCAAACGTAGCGAATCACAATCTCCACCCATTAGGAGATCAGATAGATTGAAAGGTCAACCGCGATTGAAATATTGTAAATAGTTAATCGTAAGTTTGCGTTTAGTGGGGAGACTGTAGTATATATACATAGGCGAAATTATAGCATGTAACTAGGTGTTAGTGAGATCGGGGTTATGGCTCAGGTTAGTGTAGGATTATATGGTCAGTTCAATAAAAGCACTCATGGTTGAATCACGTAATATATCCGAATAGTTAGTTTAACAAAAAAGCTTCAACGGCGAAAACCCCCAAAATGAGAACGATACCTTCTTCAACCAAGCTCCCTAACAAGCGAAACGGAAAACGGGCGCTTTTCCGGTTGATTAAATTTCTTCCATTTACATTCATCGTTCCCCCACAAACTCGCACAAGTCAACTGGTGCCAATTAGAGGCAGTCTCATTAAATCTGTTCCATCCACCATCAACCGAGCAAACATTCAATTGCCTTGAAAGTCATATCGAATTTCTTTCCGAGGTGCTTCTACCCACCACCGTCGACCGTTGACGTCATCGTGCGGGTGCACGTCAATCACCGCATCGCTATGCCGAGGGTCGGAACTTCAATCGCAAACGCCCACCGAGCGCGCTTGTGCACGGTAAAGGAGCGAGTGCAAAGAGTATTAAATGTATTATCGGTATCATATTACCGCTCCGGACGGCTTCCAGTCCGATGAGTGGGTCAACTGGCCGGGCTGCTAAAGGTCCACTGTGAACCATAAAGCTAGTATCATATTATTTGTGGCTCCGACGAGAGTGAAGGTACTGAAAAATGCAACGAAAGCTTCGGAAAACACCACCGCGTATTGAGGTCAGACAAAGGCAATCCAGCTAAAGATGAGGTCAACCGCCACTGCCACTACCACTGCCAACGCGAAAGACCATGAAGGGAAATTGTTACAATGCTTGCTTCAAGTGGCACTGTGCCTTGCCACGTGGTTCATGTCTAGAGTATAAAAACACATCCGCACCGAACGGAAATTGCAGTTCAAATGTCAGCTTTATCATAGCGTGTGCGTCGTGCAATTCCACTCGAGTGACAACTTAATGGTACGGTTTGGGTGCGTTAGTACTTAGCGTCGCACACTAAGCGTTGCCCGAAGGCGGCAGACGGCTCTCTAATATTAGCTCCGACACGGCAACTGACAATTAGTGTACGACGGTTTCATTAAAAGAATAAATGatggcaatgatgatgatgggcttCGGCAAGCGAATCGTCTTCCGTTCCAGCGTTCTAGGGGTacatgatttttatttgctcaagGCTCTTCTTTTCACTTGAACAAACGATTGGCATAATTTAATAGTATTTCCATTCAACTAGTTTTGTGCAGGGCAGACAAAGTAGCTTAAAATATTTCCCGGCTTATAAAGTAACACAAAAGCACACTAAAGGAGAGTGTGTAGGAAATGTAAGCAAAGCATTCAAACAACTTCAAAATATAATTTGAAGTTATTCCAATGTCCTGTAAAGGTATGTGTATTTTATGGGAGGGATTCTTTACTTTTGATGttcaaaacttttaaaaaacTATTCGAATGTAATTGACCTGTCCTTCGATGTAATCAAATGTTTGCGACGATTAACATAATATATCGCATTAGATCATAGGAACACTTAGTTATAGGTCCTTTACTTTTTAAGTGAAATATTTAGGCCACGAAGGCCAGATATTtcatataaaattaaataaataaatgataagaaaaaaaatcctagaATATGTTGATTTTTAGCTAGTAAATATATTTTGTAGACCTAATATTTACCGTGTACGATGTTTTTTAACATTTGATTTGTTAGCTACAAATCAATTATAACTATTAGAAAAATCATACACACTTTCATTAGTCATTAATGAGCTTTTACGATACCGGCCAGCAGTTTCATACGGAGTTTGAAAATTGGTTGATAAACGCCAATTCGTTGCAGGCAATCGTGCATCACAAAATAAGGTATTTTTCGCCCAGTGAACCACTTAAACTgtatattttaattgaaatcaaataaatatagTTGATTCTCACGATTACGTAGtaaaaatgttgattttttttttacaaaagtAAAATTAATCCACTGTTTGATAATTGTGGCAATTTCTTTAACATAAGCCGCGTAAATGTTCATGTCCCTatcgaagagaaagagaaagaggagaATGACCTATTTTATGACCACCTCGCTAGAACCATAGATGCGTGCCCATCCGTCCAGATGCGTATCCCCATAATCAtactgggggacttcaacgtaAAAGTcagtagggagccaatgtaccgccaatacactggctgtcacagtctgcatgagcacagtaacgatcaaggtccttgaaagagaacaggtcgaaggtcgagagtaaattgacagaaagccatgggaaaattttgacagttaaagtaaacattgtttatgtttagcgatggacgttgctatggagtgaatgagagttttgttcagcattttacattcaattcctggtagaatatttgaagaagtagaatccaattagaatattacatgactgatataatccaaggatctcttttatcattcgtagccgggttataagtaaatgacggtatgcttattgtaccagtgtgtgtcgattggatgtttcattttactctcagtgttgaATTGAAAGTAAAAGGACTTATTTTACCCAGTTCGAACATGTTAAacttttcgtttttccagcaggaccgttgcaaacggtagtggtttgtggtcacggaatggcaaacaatgaaaaaggttatcaacgTTTCTGAAcacagagtagactgcaattacttctcctttattctccagaggtgattgaccgcaagaaatttaaccaatataatctTCCTAATAGTAAAATCGTCCACTTTTCCGCGTTtactattagccgtttgtttgtaaacacttttcatgaaactgtcaaaagcgaccTGAAAATGGCatcctagcaacgggctttgcatcgacctgttctccttaatagatcttggtaACGATGTTAGAATGTGTTGTAATCTAGCAATCGTGTAATTGTCAAAACGTATATGTAGATCACAGTAGTCTATGATCGCAAAACGGATTAGTTAGTTGTAATAAAACCTTCAGTAAGAACAGACGTctttagaatgactatgatcAACGTCATTTGTCCGGTaaaggtggatggaaaactctcaggaccttttgctaccaccaagggtctgcgccagggcgacgggcttgcctgtctcctatttaaCCTGGtactagagagggccatccgcgactcgagggtggagactacgggaaccatcttctataagtcaaccaagatcctggcatacgctgatgatatagacatcattggtctgcggctctcctatgcagataaacgagacaAAGGCCAaattgatggtggcaacatcagcgggcctaccaacgaataatcagaatctacgtaggcgtgatgtacagataagtgaacgcacttttgaagtcgtcccacaattcacctttctgggtcaaaggtcagcaacgacaacagcatagaagttgagttgcgcgcaaggatgctagctgccaaccggtcattctacagcctgaaaaatcagttcaccttaaagaacctgtcgcaacggacgaagctgggactatatagtacctatatagtaccagtactcacatacgcctctgagacatggacactgtccaaatctgacgaaaccctcttagccgcgttcgaaagcaagatgctcagaaggatacttggccccatATGTGTgaaaggacaatggaggagccgcaataatgacgagctatacgagatgtacggcgacctcactgtcgtgtagcgtatcaagctcggcAGGCTCCGATGGGCTGGCCTTGTCGTaggcatggaaacggacgatcCAGCCTGTAAATTCTTTTTacgccgtccacaaggacagaggaggcgtgataggcccaaactgaggtggcaagatagCGTGGAGGCATCCGTCATTAAGGCCttgataacggactggcagacgaaggcgcaaGACCGTGAgaggtttcggacactcctgaggcaggccaggACCACAAAGCGGTCGTAGCACCAGATAAGTGAAGTGAATTgtttaataattataataaggAGAGTGCTTCAATCATATTTTTAACACAGCCCAAAGCCACCTTTTTTGTCGTGCCATTTTGACAGAGTTTAGATTACAATTGGCGTGCGGTGctataaataaagcaaaaaataatattcaccctaaaaaaacaatgaatttAGTTAAATTCAACAACAATTCAAAACTCAATAATGACATGGGCTACATACACCAATAactgcaaaaacaacaaacaaaagacCATATACACTACCATCAACCAGGTAATGAGGTGTACCAGAACAACCCCAATTAACACGCTACACGCATAAGCAGCAGACATCCCAATCGATGTAAGGAAAAAATTCATTGCTAGAAAGGAAGTAGttacaaaaataatattcttCAAACCTCTAAGACGCCATCTTTTTccacaaaataaaaccaactacaaaaaaaagaagaaaatctTACATGGAACAGCTATTTGAACAAGACAtagaaatattgaaaaagtttacagagcaaaaacaaattcattcacagcaaacataaacataaacagaCATAATCCAAAAGAGAtaggaaaaaaacagatcaaagcgaagaaaaaatcaaacactaaTGAACAGAACAGAAGACAGGGCGGGAATAGGAATATAGATATAAAAAAACCCGACAAACCTATCcgaactacaaaaaaaacattgcaagCATCACAACAAAAGCActttttctataaaaaaaaggtaatagAAAAGGCCCTAAAACAGCAGAAAAGTCGAATTTTTAAAATGCCACAATTTTCACCGAAAGTTTAGCGGCAtgcaaaataatataaaaactCAATGTGAAGCTTGAATAGAAGAGAACTTTTTGAATATAATAGTATAATGCATcaaaactacaacaaaaataGTATGGATTTCGTTACATGGAGGTATAATTTCAAACACCACATTTAATAGCAAACTTATGTACAAAGAGTCAACCAATAAATACAGGAGATAAATGATAGAGGAATCAAGGAAATGGTATAAAAAGTTCAcagaggaaaaaggaaaacaaatagTTAAATTACAAAAGGAATTCGAAATAGAACCATGATACCAACAAATGTAGGCCAAAGacataaaacagcaaaccatATACTACCCGTACGCGACTTGTCAGATGACTGGCTGAGCGTGATGAAGATAAAAGAGGGCGACAACTGTGACAAGTGTTTATTTCACAACTCGGAAAGGTATTTAGTCTTCGAGTGTAAAAGTATTATAGAAGTGCAAATCTAAGTATCGAAAATCTGGAGAAAAAATATTTCCCTCTATTTTAAATATCacgtaaaatattaaaaaaattgacaaTTTCGTAtcgaataaaaacataaaatataagATATGGGCAGAGTCTACCCTCAAAACCTCTTTctaaaaaagaaatagaattTTGTGATATAATATTTCAGTATGTGTTAAAAAGGCGAACCTAGAAAGCCTCAACAGgatttttaaacaaaagtCTCAGTGATAAACAGCTTTCTCGCTTTTCGTTTTGACATCATaaaaaagtaatgaaaaaatattgacaacaataaaaattaaatgaaaaaaggacaaaaatacaaacaactaGCCCTGCAGATTGGAGAGCGATTGGAGATACCATTCCAATAtacagaattaaaaaaatgtcttGTACAAATgcaactttaaaaaaataagaaaaagaataaaaatagacaaaaagaaaaaaacacccaaagaATACCAAAGAGTAAATAGGAataagtatgtgtgtgataAATGATGTGAAATAAAACCCGGCaacagaaaagagagaaatagcTATAGGTGTAAACCTCAGTGACAACACGCTCCTGATTTTGACAGTAACGTCATAGGGGTATGAAACCTGTCACatatcagaagaagaagacacgtGTGGTGGAAGCTGCAAGTTTACTACTTATTTTGCGAAATTCCAGCTTGAACCAAAGACAAACGtgtaaacattcatttcaGAGCTCTGTTTTTGTCTATTTCAGTTTGTTGGAAAGTGTGcaaaaattggttataaagtgtgcaataatagaattttgtgtttttgttagtgTGCAACAATTGGATTTTTGAATAGGTTTAAAAATCAGTATATTTTGCTATTAATTATCGTTTTTACccctttaataaaaaatattattttttaaacaataataatgctAGACACATTTAACAATAATATTGTAATTTTATCCATCTCAAACATATGAAATACGTTTACTGTTCCCTCAAGTGTGCAACCATTGGCAAATTACCCTACTatttcaaacacacaaaaaacagaaaacatttTCTAAGTACATATTTGTTGTACACAGGTCAAATCCAATACGACAAACCGTAACTATATAGTTAATACAGCCCACATGATGTTTTTTGTTCCACTTATAAGCTAAAATTTCAGCTGATAGGCTGGATATAGAAAaggctaaataaataaatttaaatttgaataaatttaaataaataaacttgcATGCTAGACATTTGGCATGCTAACGTTATTGATAAAGTGTAatttgtgtcaaattagtTGTAGATGTAGTTGTAGTTATACTTATCATTAAACACCCTGAAAAATAAGTTTAACGTAAAATATTGTTGGCTTTCGAAGTGCAATCTAAAAGTATATTTGAAAATATGCACCCCAATGTTAAAACATTAGGCCTCAACAAAAACGACCCTCGAGAGCAAGCAAGAAGTAAGTTCATTTAAAGTTGTTGGAATGCGTTTACAATTATGCGATAAAAAGCTGCGTAAGTAATTTCACTCCACATTGACGTACGCTATGGCAATTCATGTCACATTTCTTAATTAACTCGTAACGAATTGTTACTGCTTCGTCTTTCAATTAACCAACGATAATGGACACTGCAACATAGACACTAACATTTAAGTGTTTTTATGCAAATGCATTGGTACACCTTTGATGCTTCGTTTTAACTGGCTGCAAGCTGCAATAATCGATGTCCATTCCTTATCGGATTCTGGTTCATTGATGGTGAACTTTCAGACCCCACGCTATGACCTGATCCGCAGTGACACGATTCCAGCAGTAACCTGAATAACATCGTCACCGCATTCGTCCAGTATCCTTCGTAACGTATCCCATCTTGTGTCAAAGCAAACAGTACATCCTTCTGTTATGCACCCTTTCCCATGCGTCTGTCTGTCTGCCACCCAACCTGAGAAGCTGCCTGGCTTACCTTATCCGTTGACCATGCGATTCGATCGGCGTCTTTGACCCAACCGATTGCAAGCCGGTGCGGGATGCAGGAGGAAAGTAAATATTGTCCGGCAATAAATTTCCATCCTCTGCGGCATGGCAACATCGTTTCGAGCGTGACCATTGCAAATGGCCGTTGATCGTTTGCTATCTTCGGGTCTCGAACGATACGTGCAAAAGATGTCCATTTGGCGGTGTTACCGAAGCCCGTGCCGCCATTGCCGTCAGTGAGGCGGAAGTTCGTTTGGGCACGTGTTAGTTTTTCCAAGACTTTGAAAATAAAGCACCCGCCTCATGGCAGCTTCCACTCATGATGCGCCCGCCCTACGAATCGCAGCGGAGATGGATAATGTCCTTTGCCCACGCTCTAGATAAAGCATCTGGAATGGCTTATTTCCGCAGCCGGCCACATTTCGCCAACTGCAATGGTGTAACCTGCTGCTGTACCATCGACTACTTGCCCATTCTCCTCGTAGCGTTTCCTCGTAGCTGCTATTCCGTATACTATTCAATGCCACGACAAACAGGTGCTCTGGGCCGGCGCCATTAAAttatacaaataaaacaacatgcGCTATTTGCATTTTACATTTAGTCGTACGACAGGTACGGTACCGAGTTGCCTGGGTCGACTGAGTCGGCACACCGGAATGAGCACTAATGTCACCGTGCTGCTTTCCTCGCTCAACCACCCTACCGAACGTTGACAAAATCCtttctcactcactcacacccCACAGGAAACACTGCACGAGGTGATGATTTTCTGCTGAAGACCACCGGTAGCGATGGTGCAGGTGAGATGATTTCGTTCCGGCTTAGGACTTCCGTGCTTGGACCgtgaagataaaataaaatagagtGGAAATTGCttttatattaaatatatTCATCTTCTCTGCCTTTGTAGCACAAACATGATTGCGCATTTCTGAGTATAGTTCGATGTTTTTCGAAGCAATCGGGAGACGAGTCTCTTAATGAGAAAAAGTACATACTCCCTAACATTAATAGcagataatttaaaataaagcaGGAACAAACTAATAATATCAGATGTTGTACAGCCGGTCCAGTTCAGGCACAATTGCCATCTCGTTTTCGCT
The sequence above is drawn from the Anopheles merus strain MAF unplaced genomic scaffold, AmerM5.1 LNR4000257, whole genome shotgun sequence genome and encodes:
- the LOC121601980 gene encoding uncharacterized protein LOC121601980, whose product is MSQIGNIEPYVMGESFKEYIHRLEMYFTVNDIAVEKKVPVLITMAGASLYSVAIKLCAPDDPRDKTYADLVKVLEKHFKPNVNVVSERYLLRKCKQTAEQSIADYIIELKAAAQTCDFGSFLSDALRDQFVAGVYDLELRKRLLKKEDLKFVRACEIARSWEAAQEHQ